One genomic window of Desulfovibrio inopinatus DSM 10711 includes the following:
- a CDS encoding phosphatidylglycerophosphatase A family protein, whose translation MQPTFSVDSDPYETESTQDTRRWCRWPVWVATLGAVGRIRFAPGTWGSLSAAIVGYGLFFPFSVWLRLGILIALFFFGAWCAERAEKQFGRKDPREVVVDEVLGQWIAFLPVGWPSTTDVFVGFVLFRFFDILKPPPIRMSETWLPGGYGVMIDDALAGVYAGVGLWCWQLTL comes from the coding sequence ATGCAACCCACATTTTCTGTCGATTCTGATCCTTATGAAACAGAGTCGACCCAAGATACGCGCCGGTGGTGTCGCTGGCCTGTTTGGGTGGCAACATTGGGGGCTGTTGGGCGCATTCGTTTTGCCCCAGGCACATGGGGATCGTTAAGCGCTGCGATTGTCGGGTACGGTCTCTTTTTTCCGTTTTCCGTCTGGTTACGGCTGGGAATATTGATTGCACTCTTTTTTTTCGGCGCATGGTGTGCCGAGCGCGCTGAGAAACAATTCGGTCGAAAAGATCCGCGAGAAGTTGTTGTGGATGAAGTTCTTGGACAATGGATTGCGTTTCTTCCGGTGGGGTGGCCGTCTACGACTGATGTCTTTGTTGGTTTTGTGTTGTTTCGGTTTTTCGATATCCTGAAACCACCACCGATCCGGATGTCTGAAACGTGGTTGCCCGGCGGATACGGTGTCATGATTGATGATGCTCTTGCCGGTGTATATGCTGGGGTTGGTTTGTGGTGTTGGCAACTTACATTGTGA
- a CDS encoding Hsp20/alpha crystallin family protein — MVIDLSPLYGSSSPFDRLFESFWSPLSISQRGMSYPPLNISEDQASIIVRCEIPGMDMSEIDLTLTEGSLVIKGERKSPKGKYFRQERPTGFFQRIVNIKAPIDRNAVKASLRDGLLEIVLPKAEETFPKKIQISAS, encoded by the coding sequence ATGGTCATAGACCTCAGTCCGTTGTATGGCTCATCAAGTCCTTTCGACAGGCTGTTTGAATCCTTTTGGAGTCCCTTAAGCATATCGCAACGTGGCATGTCGTACCCGCCGCTCAACATTAGCGAAGACCAGGCTTCCATCATTGTCCGCTGTGAGATTCCAGGTATGGATATGAGCGAAATCGATTTGACGCTGACGGAAGGGAGTCTCGTCATCAAGGGGGAACGCAAGAGCCCTAAAGGAAAGTATTTTCGTCAAGAACGTCCTACCGGCTTTTTTCAACGTATCGTCAACATTAAAGCGCCAATAGATCGCAATGCGGTCAAGGCGTCCTTGCGTGATGGTTTGCTTGAGATCGTTTTGCCCAAGGCAGAAGAAACTTTCCCCAAGAAAATCCAAATATCCGCCAGTTGA
- a CDS encoding Hsp20/alpha crystallin family protein — MSQTKKDDKAVGRFSPATDIVEMEDGFYIYMDLPGVTRENLLIDLDGDEVKVTGKAEYPAPEGEKLGHVEFGSGEYVRSFTVSQVVDKERIKAQLQNGVLELHLPKAEAAKPRKIEIQAG; from the coding sequence ATGAGTCAGACGAAGAAAGATGATAAAGCGGTCGGCCGTTTCAGTCCTGCGACCGATATTGTTGAAATGGAAGATGGATTTTATATTTACATGGATTTACCCGGTGTGACTCGAGAGAATCTGCTTATTGACCTTGATGGAGATGAGGTCAAAGTGACAGGGAAAGCAGAATATCCCGCTCCTGAAGGGGAGAAACTTGGTCATGTCGAATTTGGCAGTGGTGAATACGTGCGTTCGTTTACCGTTTCACAAGTCGTGGATAAAGAACGTATCAAAGCGCAACTCCAAAATGGTGTCCTTGAGCTCCATCTCCCCAAAGCCGAAGCAGCTAAACCGAGAAAAATTGAAATACAGGCGGGATAA
- a CDS encoding rubredoxin yields the protein MARPEDMYQCQTVNCGYIYDPDKGDRKGKIPKGTAFADLPDTWRCPICGGTKKCFRPLAGEGSTVNTNCELPTADES from the coding sequence GTGGCCAGGCCTGAAGATATGTACCAATGCCAAACGGTGAATTGTGGATATATTTATGACCCTGACAAGGGGGACAGAAAGGGAAAAATCCCCAAAGGGACCGCATTTGCAGATTTGCCCGATACGTGGCGCTGCCCGATTTGCGGTGGCACCAAAAAATGTTTCAGACCGCTGGCCGGAGAGGGTTCGACAGTCAATACCAACTGCGAACTGCCGACCGCAGACGAATCATAA
- a CDS encoding DUF368 domain-containing protein, giving the protein MQLKQAFFASPGPQTKRDALVLAIKGVCMGVADIIPGVSGGTIAFITGIYEDLIAAIKSFDLTFFKRVLTLQFASALSEVHLRFLVSLLCGIGIAVVAMSRVMHYLMQAYPVAVWSFFFGLIGASIVVVGGKIGKLDVVRLLALLIGAVAGFIIVGMIPVYTPETLGFIFFSGALAICAMILPGISGAFILLLLGKYEFITGALKHPFNGENGLIILVFVAGCVLGIMGFSRLLNYFLKHHHSATLAVLTGFMIGSLRKIWPFKEVLETTVIRNKVYVLREQNILPGSMEDALMAAGLIVVGFCAVYFLERRMAKPGNAI; this is encoded by the coding sequence ATGCAGCTGAAGCAGGCATTTTTTGCGTCTCCCGGTCCACAAACGAAACGGGACGCCCTTGTCCTTGCCATCAAAGGCGTGTGTATGGGCGTTGCCGATATCATTCCCGGTGTATCTGGTGGAACCATAGCATTTATTACTGGAATCTATGAAGATCTTATCGCCGCAATCAAATCGTTTGATTTGACGTTCTTTAAACGAGTGCTCACGTTGCAATTCGCAAGCGCGTTGAGCGAGGTGCACCTTCGATTTCTCGTTTCATTGCTTTGCGGCATTGGAATTGCCGTGGTGGCGATGTCGCGCGTCATGCACTACCTTATGCAGGCATATCCAGTAGCCGTATGGTCCTTTTTCTTCGGACTGATCGGCGCGTCTATTGTCGTTGTCGGTGGGAAAATCGGGAAGTTGGATGTTGTCCGGCTTCTTGCATTGCTCATCGGTGCCGTGGCCGGCTTTATCATTGTGGGGATGATACCTGTTTATACGCCGGAAACTCTCGGCTTCATTTTTTTCAGCGGGGCCTTAGCCATTTGTGCCATGATTCTCCCTGGCATCAGCGGGGCCTTTATATTGCTTCTCCTCGGCAAATACGAATTCATTACCGGCGCTTTAAAACATCCTTTCAACGGCGAGAATGGACTTATTATACTCGTGTTCGTGGCCGGGTGTGTTCTGGGGATCATGGGATTTTCCCGTTTGCTCAACTATTTTCTCAAGCATCATCATAGCGCGACACTGGCCGTTCTCACCGGATTTATGATCGGATCATTACGTAAGATTTGGCCGTTTAAAGAAGTTTTGGAGACCACAGTTATCCGTAACAAAGTCTATGTCTTGCGAGAACAGAATATTTTGCCAGGGAGCATGGAAGATGCGCTGATGGCAGCGGGCCTGATTGTGGTTGGGTTCTGTGCCGTGTATTTTTTGGAGCGTCGTATGGCAAAACCGGGCAATGCAATATGA
- a CDS encoding winged helix-turn-helix domain-containing protein has translation MTANLLNNKTFYRPSKEARILSILDSLADGENLSQQEIGKKTSLSSAMINQYLKELQTKNLIHYERINGKSYRYILTPQGEKKRRQMFSVYSSETVQMYSALKEIVLKKLSSLRERDITKVVLFGASETCEIVLSAIKTAQTFDIVALADNTPQKHGKLLNGHVISPPEILDSVTCQAIIVTSFGYTDEITQQLQPFVEKNSVEIVTL, from the coding sequence ATGACCGCCAACCTTCTCAATAACAAGACCTTCTATCGACCGAGCAAGGAAGCCAGGATTCTCAGTATTCTCGATTCACTGGCCGACGGAGAGAATTTAAGCCAACAGGAAATAGGAAAGAAGACAAGTCTCTCTTCAGCGATGATCAATCAATATCTCAAAGAATTGCAAACCAAAAATCTTATCCATTACGAACGAATCAACGGCAAGAGCTATCGTTATATTTTGACTCCGCAGGGAGAGAAAAAACGACGTCAAATGTTTTCGGTATATTCCTCTGAAACCGTACAAATGTATTCTGCTCTGAAAGAGATTGTCCTCAAAAAACTCTCGTCCCTTCGCGAACGAGACATTACGAAAGTCGTACTGTTCGGAGCATCGGAAACGTGCGAAATTGTTCTTTCAGCCATTAAAACGGCTCAAACGTTCGATATCGTCGCCCTGGCCGACAATACCCCTCAAAAACACGGTAAACTCCTCAATGGACACGTTATCTCGCCACCTGAAATTCTCGATAGCGTCACTTGCCAAGCGATTATTGTAACTTCGTTCGGATACACTGATGAAATAACACAACAACTTCAACCATTTGTCGAAAAAAACTCTGTCGAAATCGTCACGCTCTAG
- a CDS encoding ABC transporter ATP-binding protein codes for MSTPLLEIRGLTKSFQGQTVLRDVSFSVCEGTITALIGKSGEGKSVLLKHIVKLMRPDAGEILYKGRNIATMKGQELSLFRKKCSFMFQGMALFDSMTVFENIALPLRERTKMSSTSIAHRVDQVMKELELGAVGAKYPSQISGGMQKRVALARALITEPEIVLFDEPTTGLDPIRKASVYRLILESRRRFSFTAIVVSHDIPDVFSVCEDIVMLDGGRIVYTGSSTDIVHDSNPTIQLFINSHGPLRESDLELATI; via the coding sequence ATGAGCACTCCTCTTCTTGAAATTCGTGGTTTGACGAAATCTTTTCAAGGTCAGACCGTCCTGCGTGACGTCAGCTTCTCTGTATGTGAAGGCACCATTACGGCGCTTATCGGAAAAAGCGGAGAAGGAAAAAGTGTTCTGCTCAAACACATCGTGAAGCTTATGCGTCCCGATGCCGGTGAGATTTTGTATAAAGGGCGGAACATCGCAACGATGAAAGGGCAGGAGTTGTCGCTTTTTCGAAAGAAATGCAGCTTTATGTTTCAAGGTATGGCCTTGTTCGATTCCATGACCGTGTTTGAGAATATTGCCTTGCCTCTTCGAGAGCGTACAAAAATGTCCTCGACATCAATTGCCCATCGTGTTGATCAAGTGATGAAAGAGTTGGAATTAGGGGCCGTCGGCGCCAAATATCCCTCACAAATTTCCGGAGGTATGCAAAAACGTGTCGCTTTGGCGCGTGCTTTGATTACAGAACCGGAGATTGTCTTGTTTGATGAACCGACAACCGGACTGGATCCCATCCGCAAGGCCTCCGTATATCGTCTCATTCTTGAGTCACGACGTCGTTTTTCGTTTACAGCTATTGTCGTGAGCCACGATATTCCGGATGTGTTTTCCGTGTGCGAAGATATTGTCATGCTGGACGGTGGGCGAATTGTCTATACTGGCTCATCAACGGACATTGTTCATGATTCCAACCCGACGATCCAGCTCTTTATCAACAGTCACGGTCCGCTTCGAGAAAGCGACCTTGAGCTTGCCACAATATAA
- a CDS encoding CHASE2 domain-containing protein, whose translation MSTIQAISKKDAMLRFRSLVHGLFKGHVLVVLAGFLITISVVGLYVMHPSWLSFVDLKIYDIMHGQGKPDHSTAIPVIVDIDEKSLALYGQWPWPRYRIALLLSALEQAGAAEVGVDILFAETDRTSPAELRRQLRKDLDVSIEFQGLPAALEDNDLVLANTLRDGRFNLGYYFMFDHDFSLGNQIQSTDCSLPVLKMATMMSPDAVPLAYSLRAAHGAVCPLPVLLNAVHSAGFFNSMADADNILRRAPLLLLYEGKVYPSLALSTVMSACGVKNAVLKLTAGGAETLSLSSPSLSRREIPMDGRGNMLLLFRGPSRTFTTISAADILDRSYDPEKLRGHIVYVGTSAAGLRDLRATPVDSRMPGVEIHATVTDMILAGDFIRRPDWAPGLEVVTIVCVGLFSAVLITWTRAVVLILPFLALSVGMWFGATWIFNKEQFFLSPLYPYIVLAGNFMALTFMKFWREEQQKRYIHSAFSQYLSPAVIEEIMASPEKLTLSGEEKEISILFSDVRGFTSISERLTPTRVVDLLQAYFTPMTRIITSSSGTIDKFIGDAIMAFWNAPLDIPDHPRRAVTAAMAMVSQLEELNKGFVERFDGVTIDIGIGLHRGMARVGNFGSADLFDYTLIGDNVNLCSRLEGLTKYYGLKILVSESMILDDENIVFLHIDRVRVKGKEEAVDIYTVMNTEEARLRHDELVRWNAAWEDYRQGDFESALRSFKKLFEEFEAKLYEVFLNRTTFYCDNRPTNWDGVYSHVTK comes from the coding sequence ATGTCGACAATACAGGCCATATCCAAAAAAGATGCCATGTTGCGTTTTCGATCCCTTGTTCATGGACTGTTCAAAGGACATGTGCTTGTTGTTCTTGCAGGTTTTTTGATTACGATCAGTGTGGTCGGGCTTTATGTCATGCATCCGAGCTGGCTCTCGTTCGTTGACTTGAAGATATACGATATTATGCATGGCCAAGGGAAACCCGATCATAGTACGGCAATTCCCGTCATTGTGGATATCGATGAAAAAAGTTTGGCGCTCTATGGCCAATGGCCGTGGCCACGCTATCGAATAGCATTGCTGTTGAGTGCTCTGGAACAAGCCGGTGCAGCGGAGGTTGGCGTAGATATTCTCTTTGCCGAAACTGACCGCACATCGCCGGCCGAGTTGCGCCGACAACTTCGCAAGGATCTTGATGTTTCCATTGAGTTTCAAGGTTTGCCTGCAGCTTTGGAAGATAATGATCTTGTACTCGCCAATACACTGCGTGATGGCCGGTTTAATCTGGGCTATTACTTCATGTTTGATCATGATTTTTCTTTGGGGAATCAAATTCAATCCACAGATTGTTCGTTGCCTGTCTTGAAAATGGCGACCATGATGTCACCTGATGCCGTGCCTCTGGCTTATTCCTTGCGAGCGGCGCACGGGGCGGTGTGTCCTTTGCCCGTTTTGCTCAATGCCGTCCATTCCGCCGGCTTTTTTAATTCCATGGCCGATGCCGATAATATTTTGCGGCGTGCACCGTTGCTTTTGCTGTATGAAGGGAAGGTGTATCCTTCATTGGCCCTGTCGACAGTCATGTCGGCATGCGGTGTGAAAAATGCCGTACTCAAATTGACAGCCGGAGGAGCCGAAACGCTTTCGTTGTCCAGTCCATCGTTGAGCCGTCGCGAGATTCCGATGGACGGTCGCGGAAATATGCTGTTGCTTTTTCGTGGTCCCTCCAGGACGTTCACGACCATTAGTGCCGCCGACATTCTTGATCGTAGCTATGATCCCGAAAAACTTCGTGGACATATTGTTTATGTAGGGACATCGGCTGCAGGGCTCAGAGACCTTCGAGCCACCCCGGTGGATTCCCGTATGCCTGGCGTTGAAATTCATGCCACAGTCACGGATATGATTTTGGCGGGAGATTTTATTCGGCGTCCTGATTGGGCACCGGGGCTGGAAGTTGTCACGATTGTGTGCGTGGGCTTGTTCTCAGCTGTGCTCATTACCTGGACGCGCGCGGTCGTTTTAATTCTCCCGTTTCTCGCGTTATCCGTAGGCATGTGGTTCGGCGCCACGTGGATTTTCAATAAGGAACAGTTTTTTCTTTCGCCCTTGTACCCGTATATCGTTCTCGCCGGCAATTTCATGGCGTTGACCTTCATGAAATTCTGGCGTGAAGAACAACAAAAACGGTATATTCATTCTGCCTTTTCGCAATATCTTTCTCCAGCTGTTATCGAAGAAATTATGGCTTCGCCGGAGAAGTTGACCCTGTCTGGTGAGGAAAAAGAGATCAGTATTCTATTTTCCGATGTTCGCGGGTTCACGTCCATTTCCGAACGCCTTACCCCGACACGCGTGGTGGACTTGCTTCAAGCGTATTTTACCCCCATGACCCGCATTATTACATCGAGTTCCGGAACAATCGATAAGTTTATCGGTGATGCCATTATGGCGTTTTGGAATGCTCCTTTAGATATTCCTGATCATCCACGCCGCGCCGTGACAGCGGCTATGGCCATGGTGTCCCAACTGGAGGAACTCAATAAAGGGTTTGTAGAACGTTTTGATGGGGTGACCATTGATATCGGTATCGGCCTGCATCGCGGAATGGCTCGCGTCGGCAACTTTGGATCGGCCGACTTATTTGATTACACACTTATTGGAGATAACGTAAACCTGTGTTCTCGACTGGAAGGATTGACAAAATATTATGGACTGAAAATTCTTGTTTCCGAGAGCATGATTCTTGACGATGAGAACATTGTTTTTCTGCATATTGATCGGGTTCGAGTGAAGGGGAAGGAAGAGGCGGTGGATATTTATACCGTGATGAACACGGAAGAAGCCCGGTTACGACATGATGAACTCGTGCGCTGGAATGCAGCCTGGGAAGATTACAGGCAGGGAGACTTCGAATCTGCGTTACGCAGCTTCAAAAAACTGTTTGAAGAGTTCGAGGCGAAACTGTACGAGGTGTTTCTCAACAGGACAACTTTTTATTGTGATAATCGTCCGACAAACTGGGATGGCGTCTACTCTCATGTCACAAAATAG
- the mnmE gene encoding tRNA uridine-5-carboxymethylaminomethyl(34) synthesis GTPase MnmE, with translation MQNDTIAAIATAPGRGGVGIVRLSGPEARSFVERLFRSSRPDFTTLKPYRLHHGHVYDLSGACIDEVMAAFMPGPGSYTGEDVVEISCHGSPLVVRTLLDAVLSAGARPATAGEFTKRAFMNGKMDLSQAEAVIELIDAESTTGIQTALAGLQGRMGEVVASLRSRLEHLRMAVCLAVDFPEEDVECLPLEEFDESIAQVMAEIEDLIENYQRSAPWREGVLAVLTGRVNAGKSSLLNAILGRSRAIVTDIPGTTRDFLEERIDLGGLPVNLVDTAGLRETDDVVERLGLDRSLDLLKQADLVLVVIDASASTLDEVELVLDDVMGRVAADTALVVLNKSDIAEEIDRFQRFVLSRGVQWVCVSAKTGEGLPDFLDTMRTRLVGHVPRPGRDAPTPNTREKNALMRALEELAGLRKDIAAQTPYDLLGVRLETAQSRLSEITGEMASEDVINAVFERFCIGK, from the coding sequence ATGCAAAATGATACCATCGCCGCGATAGCAACTGCCCCCGGACGGGGCGGCGTTGGCATTGTCCGTTTAAGTGGCCCTGAAGCTCGTTCCTTTGTGGAGCGTCTTTTTCGTTCTTCTCGCCCTGATTTTACTACGTTGAAGCCGTATCGACTGCACCATGGTCACGTCTATGATCTTTCGGGAGCATGCATTGACGAGGTCATGGCGGCATTCATGCCCGGACCGGGGTCATATACCGGAGAAGATGTGGTTGAAATCAGTTGTCATGGAAGCCCGTTAGTGGTGAGAACGCTTTTAGATGCGGTCTTGTCCGCCGGGGCGCGACCTGCCACGGCCGGAGAATTTACCAAACGAGCATTCATGAATGGTAAAATGGACCTGTCGCAGGCCGAGGCCGTGATTGAGCTGATTGATGCCGAGAGTACGACCGGTATACAAACCGCTTTGGCCGGTCTGCAGGGGAGAATGGGCGAGGTTGTTGCCAGTCTCCGATCACGATTGGAGCATTTGCGGATGGCGGTATGTCTCGCCGTGGATTTTCCCGAAGAAGATGTGGAATGCTTGCCGTTGGAAGAATTCGACGAGTCGATAGCGCAAGTGATGGCTGAAATTGAAGATTTGATTGAGAATTATCAACGAAGTGCGCCATGGCGGGAAGGCGTGCTGGCTGTTTTGACCGGACGGGTTAATGCTGGCAAGTCGAGTTTACTCAACGCCATTCTTGGTCGTTCACGGGCTATTGTCACCGATATTCCCGGTACGACGCGCGACTTTCTGGAAGAACGTATCGATTTGGGCGGGTTGCCGGTGAATCTTGTCGATACGGCTGGCCTGCGTGAAACCGATGACGTGGTTGAACGACTTGGGCTGGATCGAAGTCTTGACTTGCTCAAACAGGCAGACCTTGTGCTTGTTGTTATTGATGCGTCGGCTTCGACACTCGACGAGGTCGAATTGGTGCTGGATGATGTGATGGGCCGTGTTGCGGCGGATACGGCACTCGTTGTCCTGAACAAATCCGACATTGCTGAAGAGATTGACCGCTTTCAGCGATTCGTATTGTCTCGCGGTGTGCAGTGGGTATGCGTATCGGCCAAAACAGGAGAAGGACTGCCTGATTTTCTTGACACAATGCGAACTCGATTAGTCGGGCATGTTCCGCGACCGGGCCGCGACGCACCAACGCCGAATACACGTGAAAAAAATGCTTTGATGCGTGCTCTTGAAGAGTTAGCCGGTTTAAGGAAAGATATAGCCGCGCAGACCCCGTACGATCTGCTCGGTGTTCGTTTGGAAACCGCACAATCAAGGCTGTCGGAGATAACTGGTGAAATGGCGTCCGAAGATGTGATCAATGCGGTGTTCGAACGTTTTTGCATAGGAAAATAA
- a CDS encoding ABC transporter substrate-binding protein → MFQEVIGRWRYIAVVLAMTTLCVCVPLAGSIQAQTDNAQALYDEPENENLAKPDPAKQHASTMDSALAQAQAKLAKMRGEMLFGALLPLTGDKSDLGKTAKSALMIAIEDIKKFLTDAGSKVTLRLLVEDTRSDPQTALDGIKRLASAGAHIVIGPCTDKAVDAVKPYADRNNIIVLSPSSTGPYLSQRGDNIFRLSPMDTYQAEALANLMLEQGKTVVVPIWEGDMYGDELVVHVKARFRERHGRVVPGVRYYPTRSEFGSYVDLLVQEIAKSPVRDKSKIAIYYAGSNDIAAIFNEAAKRPELNGYNWYGCDRTAFNEVLARNPSARDYAIKVNFVSPKYGEAEGDWYPAMESRIKNETGILPAAESIVSYDGLWVAFLSAVRAGGTGNVKTLKKALFPTSRQVYGVTGWMALNARGDRKSDWDFDFWRLGKENGSYFWEKFARYQFMPDIGKQLIINKPSS, encoded by the coding sequence ATGTTTCAGGAAGTAATTGGCCGTTGGAGGTACATTGCTGTCGTCCTTGCTATGACGACATTATGCGTTTGTGTTCCTCTCGCAGGTTCTATACAGGCCCAAACAGACAATGCACAAGCGCTGTACGATGAACCAGAGAACGAAAACCTGGCGAAACCTGATCCCGCCAAGCAACATGCATCCACGATGGACTCAGCGTTGGCGCAAGCCCAGGCAAAGCTTGCCAAAATGCGTGGAGAAATGTTGTTCGGCGCTTTGCTGCCGTTGACCGGAGACAAGTCGGATCTCGGCAAAACGGCGAAATCCGCTCTGATGATTGCGATTGAAGATATTAAGAAATTTTTGACCGATGCCGGCTCCAAAGTTACCTTACGACTTCTTGTTGAAGATACACGTTCTGATCCTCAGACCGCATTGGATGGCATCAAACGTCTTGCTTCTGCAGGTGCCCATATTGTCATCGGTCCATGTACGGATAAGGCTGTGGATGCCGTGAAACCGTATGCCGATAGAAATAACATTATTGTTTTAAGCCCTTCGAGCACAGGACCGTACCTTTCTCAGCGCGGCGACAATATTTTTCGGCTGAGCCCAATGGATACCTATCAGGCCGAGGCGTTGGCCAACTTGATGCTGGAGCAGGGAAAAACCGTCGTTGTTCCGATATGGGAAGGCGATATGTATGGCGATGAGCTTGTTGTGCATGTCAAAGCCCGGTTTCGTGAACGTCATGGCAGAGTGGTTCCTGGAGTACGCTACTATCCAACGCGGTCGGAATTCGGTTCGTATGTGGATCTCCTTGTTCAAGAAATTGCCAAGTCACCGGTTCGTGACAAAAGCAAAATTGCTATTTACTACGCAGGCTCGAATGATATTGCCGCGATTTTCAATGAAGCAGCCAAGCGTCCGGAGCTTAATGGCTACAATTGGTACGGTTGCGATCGTACCGCATTCAACGAAGTCTTGGCGCGCAATCCCAGCGCACGCGACTATGCCATCAAAGTGAATTTCGTCAGCCCGAAATATGGTGAAGCCGAGGGCGACTGGTATCCAGCCATGGAGAGCCGCATCAAGAACGAAACCGGTATTTTGCCGGCGGCCGAAAGCATTGTGTCCTACGATGGCTTGTGGGTTGCGTTCCTCTCCGCTGTGCGTGCAGGTGGTACGGGGAATGTCAAGACCTTGAAAAAGGCGTTGTTCCCGACTTCACGTCAGGTCTACGGAGTGACGGGATGGATGGCCTTGAATGCCAGAGGAGACCGAAAGTCTGACTGGGATTTTGATTTTTGGAGACTCGGCAAGGAAAACGGGAGTTACTTTTGGGAAAAGTTCGCTCGTTATCAATTTATGCCTGATATTGGAAAACAACTTATCATTAATAAGCCCTCATCCTAA